One window of the Luteolibacter arcticus genome contains the following:
- a CDS encoding DUF1501 domain-containing protein — MSHHRLTASDILLDRRDFLQRCGMGFGAMALGGLVNANDAPVPHFAPKAKRVIHLFMNGGPSQVDTFDPKPKLQEFHGKSMPLDGLKTERPTGAALRSPFSFKKYGQSGLEVSELFEHTAKHADDLCVVRSMTADVPNHEPSLMLMNCGDGRLPRPSMGSWISYGLGSENENLPAYVALCPGGMPIKRAENWRSAFLPGNFQGTYLDSSIEEVDRMIENLKNPSARDGRQARQLDFLRKINDRHLVSHGHDPQLEARIRSFELAYRMQSEATDAFDVTKEPQHVRDMYGPGSFARQCLMARRLVERGVRFIQLWHGNGQPWDSHDDIEDHRRLAKECDQGIGALLADLKMRGLLEETLVLWGGEFGRTPAVELPQAGSNKGVMKGRDHNHYGFTVWMAGGGVKGGHIHGATDEFGYKAVDKPVHVHDLHATMLHLLGFDHEELTYRYSGRDFRLTDVHGKVVQDLLA, encoded by the coding sequence ATGTCCCATCACCGCCTCACTGCTTCAGACATCTTGCTCGACCGCCGCGATTTCTTGCAGCGGTGCGGGATGGGCTTCGGCGCGATGGCGCTTGGCGGTCTGGTGAACGCGAATGATGCCCCGGTGCCGCACTTCGCCCCGAAGGCGAAGCGGGTGATCCATCTTTTCATGAACGGCGGGCCGTCGCAGGTGGATACCTTCGACCCGAAGCCGAAGCTGCAGGAGTTCCACGGCAAGTCGATGCCGCTCGATGGCCTGAAGACCGAGCGGCCGACGGGCGCTGCGCTGCGCTCGCCGTTTTCCTTCAAGAAATACGGTCAGAGCGGTCTCGAGGTGAGCGAGCTCTTTGAGCACACCGCGAAGCATGCCGACGATCTGTGTGTGGTCCGCTCGATGACGGCGGACGTGCCCAATCATGAGCCGTCGCTGATGCTCATGAATTGCGGCGACGGGCGCTTGCCGCGTCCATCGATGGGTTCGTGGATCAGCTATGGCCTGGGCAGCGAGAACGAGAACTTGCCGGCCTATGTCGCGCTGTGTCCCGGCGGGATGCCGATCAAGCGTGCGGAGAATTGGCGCTCCGCTTTCCTCCCGGGGAACTTCCAAGGCACCTACCTCGACAGCTCGATCGAAGAGGTGGACCGGATGATCGAGAACCTCAAGAATCCATCGGCTCGCGATGGCCGTCAGGCGCGGCAGCTCGATTTCCTGCGAAAGATCAACGACCGGCACCTCGTCTCGCACGGCCACGACCCGCAGCTCGAGGCGCGCATCCGGAGCTTCGAGCTCGCGTATCGCATGCAGAGCGAGGCGACGGATGCCTTCGACGTGACCAAGGAGCCGCAGCACGTCCGCGATATGTATGGCCCCGGCTCCTTCGCGCGGCAGTGCCTGATGGCGCGCCGTCTGGTCGAGCGCGGTGTGCGTTTCATCCAGCTCTGGCACGGCAATGGCCAGCCATGGGACAGCCACGACGATATCGAGGATCACCGCCGTCTCGCGAAGGAGTGCGACCAGGGGATCGGCGCGCTGTTGGCCGATCTCAAGATGCGCGGCCTGCTTGAGGAAACGTTGGTCCTGTGGGGCGGGGAATTCGGCCGCACGCCCGCGGTCGAGCTGCCGCAAGCTGGGTCTAACAAAGGCGTGATGAAAGGCCGCGACCATAACCACTACGGCTTCACCGTGTGGATGGCCGGCGGCGGCGTGAAGGGCGGCCACATCCACGGCGCGACCGATGAGTTCGGCTACAAGGCAGTGGACAAGCCGGTGCACGTCCACGACCTGCACGCGACCATGCTGCATTTGTTAGGCTTCGATCACGAGGAACTCACCTATCGCTACTCCGGCAGGGATTTCCGGCTGACGGATGTGCACGGGAAAGTGGTGCAGGATCTTCTTGCGTAA
- a CDS encoding rhodanese-like domain-containing protein, producing MKSFAAAGITLLASCQDQAPPPPMTTPVPAATPAAIPAKPTTPPVKAGKLTSIDLPTLFPRQQAGTVLLYDARPGFVAGFGKIPGAISWSRHDFDARLSQGEAEIRAAKAAGKPVVIYCTDAACPDARAVAEKLVARGHDIAILDGGFAAWKEAGLPTE from the coding sequence ATGAAATCGTTCGCTGCCGCCGGCATCACTCTCCTCGCCTCTTGCCAGGATCAGGCTCCACCGCCGCCGATGACGACACCGGTGCCCGCTGCGACGCCTGCTGCGATCCCGGCCAAGCCGACGACGCCTCCGGTGAAGGCGGGCAAGCTGACCTCGATCGATCTGCCGACCTTGTTTCCGCGCCAGCAGGCGGGGACGGTGTTGCTTTACGATGCCCGCCCCGGCTTCGTCGCCGGCTTCGGAAAAATCCCCGGCGCGATCTCGTGGTCGCGTCACGATTTCGACGCCCGCCTTTCCCAAGGTGAGGCCGAGATCCGCGCGGCGAAAGCCGCAGGCAAGCCGGTGGTGATCTACTGCACCGATGCGGCCTGCCCGGACGCCCGTGCGGTGGCGGAGAAGCTGGTCGCCCGAGGTCACGACATCGCGATCCTCGACGGTGGGTTCGCGGCGTGGAAAGAGGCCGGCTTGCCGACGGAGTGA
- a CDS encoding ThuA domain-containing protein, whose protein sequence is MPTSSRSLLIALGCVAAATFAFMTQSPAEPAKAEAAAKKKIVFVAGKPSHAAGEHEHRAGCMLLAEDLNQSGLPVEAVVVTNGWPQDESVFDGAAAVVFYADGGEGHPAIKHLPKLREIAGTGAGIGCIHYAVEITKGEPGNAFLDLIGGYFEGGWSVNPHWDASFKPAKHEISRGIGDFKIRDEWYYHMRFREKMEGVTPILSDLPGPETLSRPDGFHSGNPEVRKAVLERKEPQHVMWAFEREASAGKGRAFGFTGGHFHKNWQHDDHRGIVLNAIAWIAKVEVPEKGVPSKTPTDEEMKANLDKK, encoded by the coding sequence ATGCCAACGTCCTCGCGTTCCTTGCTCATTGCCCTCGGCTGCGTGGCGGCCGCGACCTTCGCGTTCATGACCCAGAGCCCCGCGGAGCCTGCCAAGGCGGAAGCGGCTGCGAAAAAGAAGATCGTCTTCGTCGCTGGCAAGCCGAGCCACGCGGCCGGCGAGCACGAGCACCGCGCGGGTTGCATGCTGCTGGCCGAGGACCTGAACCAAAGCGGCCTGCCGGTCGAGGCGGTGGTTGTCACCAACGGTTGGCCGCAGGATGAGTCGGTCTTCGACGGTGCGGCGGCAGTGGTGTTCTACGCCGACGGTGGTGAAGGACATCCCGCCATCAAGCACCTGCCGAAGCTTCGCGAGATCGCCGGCACGGGTGCGGGCATCGGCTGCATTCACTACGCCGTGGAGATCACGAAGGGCGAACCGGGGAATGCCTTCCTCGATCTGATCGGCGGCTATTTCGAGGGCGGCTGGTCGGTGAATCCGCATTGGGATGCGTCATTCAAGCCGGCCAAGCACGAGATCAGCCGCGGCATCGGCGACTTCAAGATCCGCGATGAGTGGTACTACCACATGCGCTTCCGTGAGAAGATGGAGGGTGTCACGCCGATCCTGAGTGATCTGCCGGGGCCGGAGACCTTGTCACGGCCGGATGGATTTCATTCGGGGAATCCTGAGGTGCGCAAAGCCGTGTTGGAGCGCAAGGAGCCGCAGCATGTGATGTGGGCGTTCGAGCGCGAGGCGTCCGCAGGGAAGGGCCGGGCATTCGGCTTCACTGGCGGTCATTTCCACAAAAACTGGCAGCACGATGATCACCGTGGGATTGTGCTGAATGCGATCGCTTGGATCGCGAAGGTGGAGGTTCCGGAGAAAGGGGTGCCGAGCAAGACGCCAACGGACGAGGAGATGAAGGCGAACTTGGATAAGAAGTGA
- a CDS encoding transposase, translated as MVAPEFFNPEGIVKKHGDLLPHWQQGEVMQFITFRLGDALPKEKVQLWLAQRKVWLTHHPRPWNAATEAEYHKEFTWRLERWLDRGAGSCLLRESAARSILADVLMKFQGERYEHQAWVIMPNHVHLLCVPRVPLEKLIQAWKSKSASRIGKGHIWQRNYRDTLIRDADHFANAVRYIRNNPTKAKLPEDTFTLWQSPRAQRV; from the coding sequence ATGGTGGCACCGGAGTTCTTCAATCCTGAGGGCATCGTCAAAAAACACGGCGACCTACTACCCCATTGGCAGCAGGGAGAAGTGATGCAATTCATCACCTTCCGGCTTGGCGACGCCCTGCCGAAGGAAAAGGTCCAGCTTTGGCTCGCCCAGCGAAAAGTCTGGCTCACCCACCATCCCAGACCTTGGAACGCCGCCACGGAGGCCGAGTATCATAAGGAATTCACATGGAGGCTAGAGCGTTGGCTGGATCGTGGAGCGGGCTCATGCCTTCTACGGGAATCTGCCGCGAGGTCCATCCTCGCCGACGTGCTCATGAAATTCCAAGGCGAACGCTATGAACACCAAGCTTGGGTAATCATGCCGAATCATGTGCACTTGCTATGCGTGCCACGCGTTCCTCTGGAGAAGCTGATCCAAGCATGGAAATCGAAATCAGCGAGCCGGATTGGGAAGGGCCACATCTGGCAACGCAACTACCGCGACACCCTCATCCGGGACGCAGACCACTTCGCAAACGCCGTCCGTTACATCCGCAACAACCCCACAAAAGCAAAGCTGCCCGAAGACACATTCACTCTCTGGCAAAGCCCACGAGCGCAGCGAGTTTAA
- the carB gene encoding carbamoyl-phosphate synthase large subunit, whose protein sequence is MPKDTSIRKILVIGSGPIVIGQGCEFDYSGVQACKALREEGYEVVLVNSNPATIMTDPEFAHRTYIEPITPEVVEKIIIREKPDALLPTLGGQTALNTSMSLHKSGVLEKHNVRMIGAKPEAIDMGEDRQLFKEAMIRIGLDMPRSGIAHTIEEARKVAEEIGTFPLIIRPAFTLGGQGGGIAYNREEYEEIIHRGLDLSPVSEVLIDESLLGWKEFEMEVMRDQADNCVVICSIENIDPMGVHTGDSITVAPIQTLTDREYQIMRDASFAVIREIGVETGGSNIQFAIDPKTGRMIVIEMNPRVSRSSALASKATGFPIAKIAAKLAVGYTLGELPNDITRETPASFEPTIDYVVTKVPRFTFEKFPTANQVLTTSMKSVGEAMSIGRTFKESMQKALRSLETGRWGFGFDKKDIHGATREEIETKLAVPNAERIFWLQTAFLNGWTIDEVFETTAIDPWFLHHLKEIADEGKNLATLDLKDAKRLGFSDRQIAMARAHSPAIHDASIHGEKDQPAGAPPRAEPEGAVVDVPTEDTIRAERKARGIIPTYRLVDTCAAEFEAYTPYFYSTYGDENEARDSDKKKIIILGGGPNRIGQGIEFDYCCVHAAFALKELGYETIMVNSNPETVSTDYDTSDKLFFEPLTLEDVLNICDQEKPDGVIVQFGGQTPLNLAADLKRHGVPIIGTSPESIELAEDRKHFSALLDKIGLKQAEAGTAVSEDEAAVIAERIGYPVLVRPSFVLGGRAMMIVYEESELRKYMREAVDVSPDRPVLVDRFLEAATEVDVDCISDGTTAVVGAIMEHIEQAGIHSGDSACCIPAHSLTDEIKDEITRAAKELARELEVKGLMNIQFAVKDEQLYVIEVNPRASRTVPFVSKATGVPLAKYAAQIMVGKTLAELGFTETVIPTHFSVKEAVFPWNRFPGIDIVLGPEMRSTGEVMGIDADWGMAYAKAQMSSFNPLPTKGNVFLSVSDRDKPAAMEVARELIELGFEIYATGGTCDRLQADSIPCHRLYKLSEGRRPHVIDMMKNRDIHFIINTPSGHAAREDEVKIRSGAVANKISYCTNMAAARASVKAIRSLKEQELTVKSIQEYH, encoded by the coding sequence ATGCCCAAAGACACCTCGATCCGCAAAATCCTCGTCATCGGTTCCGGTCCCATCGTTATCGGCCAAGGCTGCGAGTTCGACTATTCCGGGGTCCAGGCCTGCAAGGCGCTGCGCGAGGAAGGCTACGAGGTCGTGCTCGTGAACTCCAATCCGGCCACGATCATGACCGATCCGGAGTTCGCCCACCGGACCTACATCGAGCCCATCACGCCGGAGGTGGTGGAAAAGATCATCATCCGCGAAAAGCCAGACGCGCTGCTGCCCACCCTCGGCGGCCAGACGGCGCTTAATACCTCCATGTCCCTTCACAAGTCCGGCGTGCTGGAAAAGCACAACGTCCGGATGATCGGCGCGAAGCCGGAAGCGATCGACATGGGCGAGGACCGCCAGCTTTTCAAGGAGGCCATGATCCGGATCGGCCTCGACATGCCTCGCTCCGGCATCGCCCACACGATCGAGGAAGCGCGCAAAGTGGCGGAGGAGATCGGAACCTTCCCGCTCATCATCCGTCCCGCCTTCACCCTCGGCGGACAGGGCGGCGGCATCGCCTACAACCGCGAGGAGTACGAGGAAATCATCCACCGCGGCCTCGACCTTTCCCCCGTCTCCGAAGTCCTCATCGATGAATCCCTTCTCGGCTGGAAGGAATTCGAAATGGAGGTCATGCGCGACCAGGCCGACAACTGCGTGGTCATCTGCTCGATCGAGAACATCGACCCGATGGGCGTCCACACCGGTGACTCGATCACCGTCGCGCCGATCCAGACGCTGACCGACCGCGAGTACCAGATCATGCGCGACGCGTCCTTCGCAGTCATCCGCGAGATCGGCGTCGAGACCGGCGGCTCGAACATCCAGTTCGCCATCGACCCGAAGACCGGACGCATGATCGTGATCGAGATGAACCCGCGCGTGTCGCGTTCGTCCGCGCTCGCCTCGAAGGCCACCGGCTTCCCGATTGCCAAGATCGCCGCCAAGCTCGCCGTGGGCTACACGCTCGGCGAACTGCCGAACGACATCACCCGCGAGACCCCGGCCTCCTTCGAGCCGACCATCGACTATGTGGTCACCAAGGTCCCGCGCTTCACCTTCGAAAAGTTCCCGACCGCGAACCAGGTCCTGACCACTTCCATGAAGTCGGTCGGCGAGGCCATGTCGATCGGCCGCACCTTCAAGGAGTCGATGCAGAAGGCGCTGCGCTCGCTCGAGACCGGTCGCTGGGGCTTCGGCTTCGACAAGAAGGACATCCACGGTGCGACCCGCGAGGAGATCGAGACCAAGCTCGCCGTGCCGAATGCCGAGCGCATCTTCTGGCTGCAGACCGCTTTCCTCAATGGCTGGACCATCGATGAGGTCTTCGAAACGACCGCCATCGATCCATGGTTCCTCCATCACCTCAAGGAGATCGCGGACGAGGGCAAGAACCTCGCCACGCTCGACCTGAAGGACGCCAAGCGCCTCGGCTTCTCCGACCGCCAGATCGCCATGGCCCGCGCGCATTCGCCGGCGATCCATGATGCCTCGATCCACGGCGAGAAGGACCAGCCCGCCGGTGCGCCACCGCGCGCAGAGCCCGAGGGAGCCGTGGTCGACGTCCCGACGGAGGACACCATCCGCGCCGAGCGCAAGGCCCGCGGCATCATCCCGACCTACCGCCTCGTCGATACCTGCGCCGCGGAGTTCGAAGCCTACACGCCTTACTTCTACTCCACCTACGGCGACGAAAACGAAGCCCGCGACAGCGACAAGAAGAAGATCATCATCCTCGGTGGCGGTCCTAACAGAATCGGTCAGGGCATCGAGTTCGACTACTGCTGCGTCCACGCCGCCTTCGCCCTGAAGGAACTTGGCTACGAGACCATCATGGTGAACTCGAACCCCGAGACCGTCTCGACCGACTACGATACGTCGGACAAGCTCTTCTTCGAACCACTCACCCTTGAGGACGTCCTCAACATCTGCGACCAGGAAAAGCCGGACGGTGTGATCGTCCAGTTCGGCGGCCAGACCCCGCTCAACCTCGCCGCCGACCTCAAGCGCCACGGCGTGCCGATCATCGGCACCTCGCCGGAAAGCATCGAGCTGGCCGAGGACCGCAAGCACTTCTCCGCACTGCTCGACAAAATCGGCCTGAAGCAAGCGGAAGCCGGCACCGCCGTCTCGGAAGACGAGGCAGCGGTCATCGCCGAACGCATCGGCTACCCGGTGCTGGTCCGGCCTTCCTTCGTCCTCGGCGGCCGCGCGATGATGATCGTCTATGAAGAGAGCGAGCTGCGGAAATACATGCGCGAGGCCGTGGATGTCTCGCCCGACCGTCCGGTGCTCGTCGACCGCTTCCTCGAAGCCGCCACCGAAGTGGACGTGGACTGCATTTCCGATGGTACTACGGCTGTCGTAGGTGCGATCATGGAGCACATCGAGCAAGCCGGCATTCACTCCGGTGACTCCGCCTGCTGCATCCCCGCCCACTCGCTGACCGACGAGATCAAGGACGAGATCACCCGCGCTGCCAAGGAGCTCGCCCGCGAGCTGGAGGTGAAGGGACTGATGAACATCCAGTTCGCCGTGAAGGACGAGCAGCTCTACGTCATCGAGGTCAATCCTCGCGCCTCGCGCACCGTTCCCTTCGTCAGCAAGGCCACCGGCGTGCCGCTGGCGAAGTACGCCGCGCAGATCATGGTCGGCAAGACGCTCGCCGAGCTCGGCTTCACCGAGACGGTGATCCCGACCCACTTCTCCGTGAAGGAAGCCGTCTTCCCGTGGAATCGCTTCCCGGGCATCGACATCGTGCTCGGCCCCGAGATGCGCTCGACCGGTGAGGTCATGGGCATCGACGCCGACTGGGGCATGGCCTACGCCAAGGCGCAGATGAGTTCCTTCAACCCGCTGCCGACGAAGGGCAATGTCTTCCTCTCCGTCTCCGACCGCGACAAGCCGGCCGCGATGGAAGTCGCCCGCGAACTCATTGAACTCGGCTTCGAGATCTACGCCACCGGCGGGACCTGCGACCGCCTGCAAGCGGATAGCATCCCCTGCCACCGCCTCTACAAGCTCAGCGAAGGCCGTCGCCCCCACGTCATCGACATGATGAAGAATCGGGACATCCACTTCATCATCAACACACCGAGCGGCCACGCCGCACGTGAGGACGAGGTGAAGATCCGCAGCGGTGCCGTCGCCAACAAGATCTCCTACTGCACCAACATGGCCGCAGCCCGCGCGTCCGTGAAAGCGATCCGCTCGCTGAAGGAACAGGAACTGACGGTGAAGAGCATTCAGGAGTATCATTAA
- a CDS encoding class II aldolase/adducin family protein — MTPAEELVQLSRELGREDRQLAILGEGNTSHDLGDGTFLVKASGTSLGTLTPDGLSRVSHEKVDTLLANESVTEQEIEDGLVACLADPACKKPSVETFLHSLCLREPGVKWTGHTHTTSVLAILASKHGAQPFHRHVCPDAIVVCGRHVLTIPYINPGLDLARAVRDGLAKFRAQHGKPPKVILMENHGPVALGSSSKEVLNIMLMLDKWARVLLGAFATGGPNFLAEEDAAKIDGRLDEAYRRKMIEAKA; from the coding sequence ATGACCCCTGCCGAAGAACTCGTCCAACTGTCCCGCGAACTCGGTCGCGAAGACCGCCAGCTCGCCATCCTCGGCGAAGGCAACACCTCCCATGATCTCGGCGACGGGACCTTTCTGGTGAAGGCGTCCGGCACCTCCCTTGGCACGCTGACCCCCGATGGCCTGTCGCGGGTCTCCCATGAGAAGGTGGACACCTTGCTCGCCAACGAAAGCGTCACCGAGCAGGAAATCGAGGACGGCCTGGTCGCCTGCCTCGCCGATCCCGCGTGCAAGAAGCCCTCGGTGGAGACCTTTCTCCACTCGCTCTGCCTCCGCGAGCCCGGCGTGAAATGGACCGGCCACACCCACACCACCTCGGTGCTGGCCATCCTCGCCAGCAAGCACGGCGCGCAGCCCTTCCACCGCCACGTCTGCCCGGACGCCATCGTCGTCTGCGGCCGCCATGTGCTGACCATTCCCTACATCAATCCCGGCCTCGACCTCGCCCGGGCGGTCCGTGACGGCCTGGCCAAGTTCCGCGCTCAGCACGGCAAGCCGCCGAAGGTGATCCTGATGGAAAACCACGGCCCGGTCGCCCTCGGGTCGAGCAGCAAGGAAGTGCTGAATATCATGCTGATGCTCGACAAGTGGGCGCGCGTCCTTCTCGGCGCCTTCGCCACGGGCGGCCCGAATTTCCTCGCTGAGGAAGACGCCGCCAAGATCGACGGCCGCCTCGATGAGGCCTACCGGCGGAAAATGATCGAGGCGAAGGCCTGA
- a CDS encoding helix-turn-helix transcriptional regulator, with protein sequence MSPVDPNVNPATFMSRQVESSRVFFYDEPEPGDFEVKCGGFERCRPEYRIDRVDFPWFVIEFVHGGKGKVVLNGVETPLRSGDFFLYGPGVEHHIKTDPDKLLLKYFVGFWGPAAAEFLERHDLKMGVVSHCLKSEPIRRAFDTLIDRGSRNSKYSRPICTAIIQQLLLMCREDAVDAGSTETRAFATFSRVKHCIEQNYLELGTLEAVAKSCDLDAPYLCRLFSRFHDESPYQFLTRLRMQHAASLLLEGGSSVKEVAAACGFPDPFHFSRVFKSVHRVPPSRFRDAMHDKLPR encoded by the coding sequence GTGAGCCCGGTCGATCCCAATGTGAACCCCGCGACCTTCATGTCGAGGCAGGTCGAGTCGTCGCGGGTCTTTTTCTACGACGAACCCGAGCCCGGCGATTTCGAGGTGAAATGCGGCGGCTTCGAACGCTGCCGCCCGGAATACCGCATCGACCGCGTGGATTTCCCGTGGTTCGTCATAGAGTTCGTCCATGGAGGCAAAGGGAAAGTCGTGCTCAACGGCGTCGAGACGCCTCTGCGGTCCGGCGACTTCTTCCTCTACGGCCCGGGAGTCGAGCACCACATCAAGACCGATCCCGACAAGCTGCTGCTGAAGTACTTCGTCGGCTTCTGGGGACCGGCAGCGGCGGAGTTCCTCGAGCGCCACGACCTCAAGATGGGCGTGGTCTCGCACTGCCTGAAATCCGAGCCGATCCGCCGGGCCTTCGACACGCTGATCGACCGCGGCTCCCGGAACTCGAAGTACTCGCGCCCGATTTGCACCGCGATCATCCAGCAGCTCCTGCTGATGTGCCGCGAGGACGCGGTCGATGCCGGCAGCACGGAAACCCGCGCCTTCGCCACCTTCAGCCGGGTGAAGCATTGCATCGAGCAGAACTATCTGGAACTCGGCACCCTGGAAGCCGTCGCCAAGTCCTGCGACCTCGACGCGCCCTACCTGTGCCGGCTGTTCTCGCGCTTCCACGATGAGAGCCCCTACCAGTTCCTCACCCGTCTGCGGATGCAGCACGCAGCCTCGCTGCTGCTGGAAGGCGGCAGCTCGGTGAAGGAAGTCGCCGCCGCCTGCGGCTTCCCGGACCCCTTCCACTTCTCCCGCGTTTTCAAATCCGTCCACCGCGTCCCGCCGTCGCGCTTCCGCGATGCGATGCATGACAAGCTTCCGCGTTGA
- a CDS encoding L-fucose isomerase, translated as MTLTPFPKVGIRPTIDGRLGGVRESLEERTMQQARAVADLIAKELRYPDGSPVECVISDTCIGGVKEAAACADKFKRENAGVSLTVTPCWCYGSETMDMDPHVPKAVWGFNGTERPGAVYLAAVLAGHTQKGLPAFGIYGQDVQAATDTEIPADVKDKLLNFVRCGLAVAIMRGKSYLSMGGTSMGIAGSVVDPAMWEKWLGMRVEAIDMSEFAGRMRKGWYDQAEYEKALAWVKTNCPEGKDYNSPTTTRSREQIDSEWEDSVKMALIARDLMTGNPRLAEKGLGEQAQGHNAIAAGFQGQRQWTDHFPNGDFLEAILNSSFDWNGKRAPYIVATENDALNGAGMLFGHLLTHTAQIFADLRTYWSSAAIEKASGKSFTHPLVGDGILHLINSGPAALDGTGEQEIDGVPAMKPFWDITDAEVENCLKATTWHPSITEYFPGGGLSTRYRTRGGMPATMIRLNLVDGLGPALQIAEGHTIDLPDDVHDALDQRTNPTWPTTWFAPILNGQGPFRSAYEVMNHWGANHCVMSHGHIGHLYLTLASMLRIPVYMHNVSEERVFRPSAWRAFGTADLEGADFRACATYGPLYGKV; from the coding sequence ATGACTTTGACGCCCTTTCCCAAGGTGGGCATTCGTCCGACGATCGACGGCCGTCTCGGCGGCGTGCGCGAATCGCTGGAAGAGCGCACCATGCAGCAGGCCCGTGCAGTAGCCGATTTGATCGCGAAGGAACTGCGCTATCCCGATGGCTCGCCGGTCGAGTGCGTGATCTCGGACACCTGCATCGGCGGGGTGAAGGAAGCCGCGGCCTGCGCTGACAAATTCAAGCGCGAGAATGCCGGCGTCTCCCTGACCGTGACGCCGTGCTGGTGCTATGGCTCGGAGACCATGGACATGGACCCGCACGTGCCGAAGGCGGTGTGGGGCTTCAATGGCACCGAGCGCCCCGGCGCGGTCTATCTCGCCGCTGTGCTCGCCGGCCACACGCAGAAGGGGCTGCCGGCCTTCGGCATCTATGGCCAGGACGTCCAAGCCGCGACCGACACCGAAATCCCGGCGGACGTGAAGGACAAGCTCCTCAACTTCGTCCGCTGCGGCCTCGCCGTCGCGATCATGCGCGGCAAGTCCTACCTTTCCATGGGCGGCACCTCGATGGGCATCGCCGGCTCGGTCGTGGATCCCGCCATGTGGGAAAAGTGGCTCGGCATGCGGGTTGAGGCGATCGACATGAGCGAGTTCGCCGGTCGCATGCGCAAGGGCTGGTACGACCAGGCGGAGTACGAAAAGGCACTCGCCTGGGTGAAAACGAATTGCCCCGAGGGCAAGGATTACAACTCACCCACCACCACCCGCAGCCGCGAGCAGATCGACAGCGAGTGGGAGGACAGCGTGAAGATGGCGCTGATCGCCCGCGACCTGATGACCGGCAACCCGCGGCTTGCCGAAAAGGGCCTTGGTGAACAGGCGCAGGGCCACAATGCCATCGCCGCCGGCTTCCAAGGCCAGCGCCAATGGACCGACCACTTCCCGAACGGCGACTTCCTCGAGGCGATCCTCAACTCGTCCTTCGACTGGAACGGCAAGCGCGCGCCCTACATCGTGGCCACCGAGAACGACGCCCTCAATGGCGCCGGGATGCTCTTCGGCCACCTGCTGACCCACACCGCGCAGATTTTCGCCGACCTTCGCACTTACTGGAGTTCCGCTGCCATCGAAAAGGCCAGTGGCAAGAGCTTCACCCATCCGCTGGTGGGGGATGGCATCCTCCACCTGATCAATTCCGGCCCGGCTGCGCTCGACGGCACTGGCGAGCAGGAAATCGACGGCGTGCCCGCGATGAAGCCGTTCTGGGACATCACCGACGCCGAGGTCGAGAATTGCCTCAAGGCCACCACCTGGCACCCGTCCATCACGGAATACTTCCCCGGCGGCGGTCTCAGCACCCGCTACCGCACCCGCGGCGGGATGCCGGCCACGATGATCCGCCTGAACCTCGTCGATGGCCTCGGCCCCGCGCTGCAAATCGCGGAAGGCCACACGATCGACCTGCCGGACGACGTGCACGACGCGCTCGACCAGCGCACCAATCCAACGTGGCCGACCACTTGGTTCGCGCCGATTCTCAATGGCCAAGGGCCCTTCCGCAGCGCCTACGAGGTGATGAATCACTGGGGTGCGAACCATTGCGTGATGAGCCACGGCCACATCGGCCACCTCTATCTCACGCTCGCCTCGATGCTGCGCATCCCGGTGTACATGCACAATGTCAGCGAGGAGCGCGTCTTCCGCCCGAGCGCCTGGCGCGCCTTTGGCACGGCCGATCTGGAGGGTGCCGATTTCCGCGCCTGCGCCACCTACGGCCCGCTCTACGGGAAAGTCTAA